Proteins found in one Amycolatopsis umgeniensis genomic segment:
- a CDS encoding ABC transporter substrate-binding protein: protein MKNRKLALAGLLGAGLLVAACGTSGSDSTAAAPGGQGFTPPKLDALAQLGQPEGQVNVLAWPGYAENGSNDPAVDWVTGFEKETGCKVNVKAFGTSDEAVSLMKTGQYDVISASGDASLRLIASGDVEPVNTALVPNYADVFDFLKNRPWNSVNNVAYGVPHGWGANLLTWRTDKVTPAPTSWSVMFDANSPYKGKISAYDSPIYIADAALYLQTHKPELGIKNPYALDDKQFQAAVELLKQQRPMVGEYWSDYLKESQALKSGDAVVGTAWQVTVNLTKSEGAPVESVLPSEGATGWSDTWMVSAKSPHKTCSYKWLNHIVSPKANAQVAEYFGESPSNPKACAETKEKAHCDTYHAGDAAYAAKIQYWTTPIAQCLDGRTDVKCKDYGEWTRAWTEIKG, encoded by the coding sequence ATGAAGAACAGGAAACTCGCGCTCGCCGGGCTGCTCGGCGCCGGGCTGCTCGTGGCCGCCTGCGGAACCTCCGGATCCGATTCGACCGCCGCCGCGCCCGGCGGACAGGGCTTCACCCCGCCGAAACTCGACGCCCTCGCCCAGCTCGGTCAGCCGGAAGGCCAGGTCAACGTGCTCGCCTGGCCGGGCTACGCGGAGAACGGCTCCAACGACCCGGCCGTCGACTGGGTCACCGGCTTCGAGAAGGAGACCGGCTGCAAGGTCAACGTCAAGGCGTTCGGCACCTCCGACGAGGCCGTGAGCCTGATGAAGACCGGACAGTACGACGTCATCTCCGCCTCCGGTGACGCTTCGTTGCGGCTCATCGCCTCCGGCGACGTCGAACCGGTGAACACCGCGCTCGTGCCGAACTACGCGGACGTCTTCGACTTCCTCAAGAACCGCCCGTGGAACAGCGTGAACAACGTGGCCTACGGCGTGCCGCACGGCTGGGGCGCGAACCTGCTCACCTGGCGGACCGACAAGGTGACCCCGGCGCCGACGTCGTGGTCGGTGATGTTCGACGCGAACAGCCCGTACAAGGGCAAGATCTCCGCCTACGACTCGCCGATCTACATCGCCGACGCCGCGCTGTACCTCCAGACGCACAAGCCCGAACTCGGCATCAAGAACCCGTACGCCTTGGACGACAAGCAGTTCCAGGCCGCCGTCGAACTGCTCAAGCAGCAGCGTCCGATGGTGGGGGAGTACTGGTCGGACTACCTCAAGGAAAGCCAGGCGCTCAAGAGTGGCGACGCCGTCGTCGGCACCGCCTGGCAGGTGACGGTGAACCTGACCAAGAGCGAGGGCGCGCCGGTCGAATCCGTGCTGCCGTCCGAAGGCGCGACGGGCTGGTCGGACACCTGGATGGTGTCGGCGAAGTCGCCGCACAAGACGTGCTCCTACAAGTGGCTGAACCACATCGTCAGCCCGAAGGCCAACGCTCAGGTCGCCGAGTACTTCGGCGAGTCGCCCTCGAACCCCAAGGCGTGCGCCGAAACCAAGGAGAAGGCGCACTGCGACACCTACCACGCCGGTGACGCCGCGTACGCCGCGAAGATCCAGTACTGGACGACGCCGATCGCGCAGTGCCTCGACGGCCGCACCGACGTCAAGTGCAAGGACTACGGCGAGTGGACGCGCGCCTGGACCGAGATCAAGGGCTGA
- a CDS encoding ABC transporter permease: MTTTLESPRRKASAFLYRKPRLRLGLLLSAPALWLGLAYLGALAALFVTAFWHTDVFTGQVVTEWSLDNFAMLFSDAVYRTITFRTVGIAALVTVITAVLAFPMAFYMAKFASPRARRLLVIAVMTPLWASYLVKAYAWRSMLSGNGVLHWLLNPFGLDTPGYGVLATVITLSYLWLPYMILPIYAGLERLPNSLVDASGDLGARPFRTFRSVVLPVTFPAVVAGSIFTFSLSLGDYIAVKIVGGTSQMLGNVVYDNIGAANNLPFAATVATVPVVIMLAYLAAVRRTGALDNL; this comes from the coding sequence ATGACGACCACACTCGAATCGCCGAGGCGGAAAGCCTCCGCCTTCCTGTACCGCAAACCCAGGCTGCGACTGGGCCTGCTGCTGTCCGCGCCGGCGCTGTGGCTCGGCCTCGCATACCTCGGCGCGCTGGCCGCGTTGTTCGTGACCGCGTTCTGGCACACAGACGTCTTCACCGGCCAGGTGGTGACCGAATGGTCGCTCGACAACTTCGCCATGCTGTTCAGCGACGCGGTGTACCGCACGATCACCTTCCGGACGGTCGGGATCGCCGCGCTCGTCACCGTGATCACCGCGGTCCTCGCCTTCCCGATGGCCTTCTACATGGCCAAATTCGCCTCGCCGAGGGCACGACGGCTCCTGGTGATCGCGGTGATGACCCCGCTGTGGGCGAGTTACCTGGTGAAGGCCTACGCGTGGCGGAGCATGTTGTCCGGCAACGGGGTCCTGCACTGGCTGCTGAACCCGTTCGGCCTCGACACCCCCGGCTACGGCGTGCTCGCGACCGTGATCACCCTTTCGTATCTGTGGTTGCCGTACATGATCCTGCCGATCTACGCGGGACTCGAGCGGCTGCCGAACTCCTTGGTGGACGCCTCGGGCGACCTCGGCGCGCGGCCGTTCAGGACCTTCCGCTCGGTGGTGCTCCCGGTGACGTTCCCGGCCGTCGTCGCCGGGTCGATCTTCACGTTCTCGTTGTCACTGGGCGACTACATCGCGGTGAAGATCGTCGGCGGCACGTCGCAGATGCTCGGCAACGTCGTCTACGACAACATCGGCGCGGCCAACAACCTGCCGTTCGCGGCGACCGTCGCGACCGTTCCCGTGGTGATCATGCTCGCCTACCTCGCCGCCGTGCGCCGCACGGGCGCGCTGGACAACCTGTAG
- a CDS encoding ABC transporter permease yields MRLSRTTKYLLLAALVLGLAVIYFPLLVVLLNSFNADTTFGWPPSSFTLEWWGRAAENEGALNALGTSVQAGLAATAIALVLGTMAAFALQKYRFFGRNQVSLLIILPIALPGIVTGIALNNAFRTILGIDLGLFTAIVAHATFCIVVVFNNVVARLRRMGGNLEEASMDLGADGLTTFRLVTFPMLRSALLAGGLLAFALSFDEIIVTTFTLGTGLETLPIWILNNLFRPNQAPIVNVVAAVLILASTIPVYLAQRLSGDTTSGGRL; encoded by the coding sequence ATGCGGCTTTCCCGGACGACCAAATACCTGCTGCTGGCGGCGCTGGTCCTCGGCCTCGCGGTCATCTACTTCCCGCTGCTGGTGGTGCTGCTCAACTCCTTCAACGCGGACACCACCTTCGGCTGGCCGCCGTCGAGCTTCACCCTCGAGTGGTGGGGACGAGCGGCGGAGAACGAAGGCGCGCTGAACGCGCTGGGCACGAGTGTCCAAGCAGGACTCGCGGCGACCGCGATCGCCTTGGTACTGGGCACGATGGCGGCGTTCGCCTTGCAGAAGTACCGCTTCTTCGGCCGCAATCAGGTGTCGCTGCTGATCATCCTGCCGATCGCGCTGCCCGGCATCGTCACCGGTATCGCGCTGAACAACGCCTTCCGCACGATCCTCGGCATCGACCTCGGCCTGTTCACCGCGATCGTCGCGCACGCGACGTTCTGCATCGTGGTGGTGTTCAACAACGTCGTCGCGCGCCTGCGGCGGATGGGCGGCAACCTCGAAGAGGCGTCGATGGACCTCGGCGCCGACGGGCTCACGACGTTCCGGCTGGTGACGTTCCCGATGCTGCGTTCGGCCCTGCTGGCCGGTGGACTGCTCGCTTTCGCGCTGTCGTTCGACGAAATCATCGTCACCACCTTCACCCTCGGCACCGGGCTGGAGACCTTGCCGATCTGGATCCTGAACAACTTGTTCCGGCCGAACCAGGCACCGATCGTCAACGTCGTGGCGGCGGTCCTGATCCTGGCGTCGACGATCCCGGTCTATTTGGCGCAACGGCTTTCCGGTGACACCACTTCGGGTGGACGGCTGTAA
- a CDS encoding PQQ-dependent sugar dehydrogenase: MRTRRSLIVSAATTALLGTVVVTAPAAHAAPALPAGFALFDAPTGHQAGDLTDAAYLPDGSALSTGRLGSVHLTPLGGQPTQIASLPVSTTGSLGLTGIAVAPDFATSRAVYTTRAVPSGSSAVFRLSRWKAGGSDAPTSLTEESTVLEFPVTSDSKGIQDVAVDPSGASLWVAVGDNAAVRSPADATKDNVDKFALRALDPAHPTGKVLRVDLTGRGLPENPFYEAASPLSWKSRNYVSGLRDPRIALDPRGGVVVTDIGWSARHEVDLAFPGQNLKWPCWEGTTRTPGYRDTPECKNVANAAPLGETVHGTADTLVGGVPYTGISYPEAFRGIHFVANKGAQTLSTLGFDGGGTVTQPLTTVASAIGDAVSVLTAPNGDIVLADAAGAKLRRLSYKPVNKAPRAAFTATTDPATRTVSFDASTSDDPDREALSYQWTFGDGTTGTGKTVSHPYSAGDPVTATLTVTDPHGAPASISQTVVPAEASPTVELLPPSPTVFSAGESVSLGANGEDPGDGPLTVNWRADRVHCPRNAACEITQLKTGTGLTFSLSFPNENDTRVVITSTTANGRNVLASKQYTANPRQARFSVVGNHPARIKIGANEDAGRLVTVGTSVLITAPATSLDAAKFVKWADNQSTEPIRQVTMPGGGLGLRADYQTPIEKRYADEAPLRALLGTPVGSELIEGDGHWQLYTSGRLYWTPLYGVKTVSGEILTKYVTLGAHAFLGSPKTDELVARAGNGRYNDFTGGPTTGDGSIYWTSSIGAMAIHGEIRAKWMETDAENGPLGFPTTDEVGTPDGVGRVNHFFRNNASIYWTAATGAHFLKGRIWQKWGSLGWETFFGYPTTDEMATPDGVGRYNHFSTNGSIYWSPSTDAFEIHGAIRDRYQALGWQDGLGYPITDETWVPGNGGKYNHFRQGGFDHSIYWRQGTSVAWEVKGSIRLRWRDLGWETSYLGFPISGEYNTPTGKRSDFQNGYITYNATTGAIEDRRY, encoded by the coding sequence ATGCGGACTCGAAGATCCCTGATCGTCTCCGCGGCCACCACGGCCCTGCTCGGCACCGTGGTGGTCACGGCACCCGCGGCACACGCCGCCCCGGCGTTGCCCGCGGGATTCGCCCTGTTCGACGCCCCCACCGGCCACCAGGCCGGAGATCTCACCGACGCCGCCTACCTCCCGGACGGAAGCGCGCTGAGCACCGGCCGCCTGGGTTCCGTCCACCTGACCCCGCTGGGCGGTCAGCCGACCCAGATCGCCTCACTGCCGGTGTCCACCACCGGCTCGCTCGGCCTCACCGGCATCGCGGTGGCGCCGGACTTCGCCACCAGCCGGGCGGTCTACACCACTCGGGCGGTGCCGTCGGGTTCCTCCGCGGTGTTCCGTCTCAGCAGGTGGAAAGCCGGCGGATCCGACGCCCCCACGTCGTTGACCGAAGAGTCCACGGTCCTCGAGTTCCCGGTCACCTCGGACAGCAAGGGCATCCAGGACGTGGCCGTGGACCCGTCGGGCGCCTCGCTGTGGGTCGCCGTCGGCGACAACGCCGCCGTCCGGTCCCCCGCCGACGCCACGAAGGACAACGTCGACAAGTTCGCGTTGCGCGCCTTGGATCCGGCCCATCCGACGGGCAAGGTCCTCCGAGTCGACCTCACCGGCCGGGGCCTGCCGGAAAACCCGTTCTACGAAGCGGCCTCTCCCCTGTCGTGGAAGAGCCGCAACTACGTGAGCGGGCTGCGTGATCCCCGGATCGCGCTGGACCCGCGCGGCGGTGTGGTCGTCACCGACATCGGCTGGTCGGCCCGTCACGAGGTCGACCTCGCGTTCCCCGGCCAGAACCTGAAATGGCCCTGCTGGGAGGGCACGACCCGGACACCGGGCTATCGCGACACGCCGGAGTGCAAGAATGTCGCGAACGCCGCGCCGCTCGGCGAAACGGTGCACGGAACCGCGGATACGCTCGTCGGTGGTGTTCCTTACACCGGAATTTCCTATCCCGAGGCTTTCCGCGGAATTCATTTCGTGGCCAACAAGGGCGCGCAAACCCTTTCCACTCTGGGTTTCGACGGCGGGGGCACGGTCACCCAGCCCCTCACCACCGTCGCTTCCGCGATCGGTGACGCGGTCTCCGTCCTGACCGCACCCAACGGTGACATCGTGCTGGCCGACGCGGCGGGCGCGAAATTGCGCAGGCTGAGCTACAAACCCGTCAACAAGGCTCCCCGCGCGGCGTTCACCGCGACCACGGATCCGGCCACGCGCACGGTCTCGTTCGACGCGAGCACTTCGGACGATCCGGACCGCGAGGCCCTGAGCTACCAATGGACCTTCGGTGACGGCACCACCGGAACCGGGAAGACCGTGAGCCATCCTTACTCGGCGGGAGATCCGGTGACGGCGACCCTCACGGTCACCGACCCGCACGGTGCCCCGGCGAGCATCAGCCAGACTGTCGTCCCGGCCGAGGCGAGCCCCACCGTCGAACTCCTCCCGCCGTCGCCGACCGTCTTCTCCGCCGGTGAATCGGTCTCGCTCGGTGCCAACGGGGAAGATCCGGGCGACGGACCGCTCACCGTGAACTGGCGCGCGGATCGCGTGCACTGCCCTCGCAACGCCGCTTGTGAGATCACCCAGCTCAAGACCGGCACCGGGCTCACGTTCTCGCTGAGTTTCCCGAACGAGAACGACACTCGCGTCGTGATCACTTCGACGACGGCGAACGGCCGCAACGTCCTCGCCAGCAAGCAGTACACCGCGAATCCGCGACAGGCCCGCTTCTCCGTCGTCGGGAACCACCCGGCCCGGATCAAGATCGGCGCCAACGAGGACGCCGGCCGTCTGGTGACGGTGGGAACGTCGGTGCTGATCACCGCGCCCGCCACCTCGCTCGACGCGGCGAAGTTCGTCAAGTGGGCGGACAACCAGAGCACGGAGCCGATCAGGCAGGTCACCATGCCCGGCGGCGGGCTCGGCCTGCGGGCCGACTACCAGACCCCGATCGAGAAGCGGTACGCCGACGAGGCACCTCTCCGCGCGCTGCTGGGAACTCCGGTGGGGTCGGAACTGATCGAGGGCGACGGGCACTGGCAGCTGTACACGTCGGGCCGTCTCTACTGGACGCCGTTGTACGGCGTGAAGACCGTTTCCGGCGAGATCCTGACCAAGTACGTCACGCTCGGCGCGCACGCCTTCCTGGGGTCGCCGAAGACCGACGAACTGGTGGCCCGCGCGGGCAACGGCCGCTACAACGATTTCACCGGCGGACCGACCACGGGGGACGGCTCGATCTACTGGACTTCCAGCATCGGGGCCATGGCGATCCACGGCGAGATCCGCGCGAAGTGGATGGAGACCGACGCCGAGAACGGACCACTCGGCTTCCCGACCACCGACGAGGTCGGCACCCCGGACGGAGTCGGCCGGGTCAACCACTTCTTCAGGAACAACGCTTCGATCTACTGGACCGCGGCGACCGGCGCGCACTTCTTGAAGGGCCGGATCTGGCAGAAGTGGGGTTCGCTGGGCTGGGAGACGTTCTTCGGCTACCCGACCACCGACGAGATGGCCACCCCGGACGGGGTCGGCCGGTACAACCACTTCAGCACGAACGGTTCGATCTATTGGTCGCCGTCCACGGACGCCTTCGAGATCCACGGAGCGATCCGTGACCGCTACCAGGCACTCGGCTGGCAAGACGGGCTCGGCTACCCCATCACCGACGAGACGTGGGTGCCCGGGAACGGCGGGAAGTACAACCACTTCCGCCAGGGCGGCTTCGATCACTCGATCTATTGGCGCCAAGGCACCAGCGTTGCCTGGGAGGTCAAGGGGTCGATCCGGCTGCGCTGGCGGGACCTCGGCTGGGAGACGTCGTATCTCGGTTTCCCCATCAGCGGCGAGTACAACACCCCGACGGGCAAGCGCAGTGACTTCCAGAACGGCTACATCACCTACAACGCGACGACGGGGGCGATCGAAGACCGCCGGTACTGA